AGCAGGAAGAACGCCGGCACCTGCAGCAGGCTCGGGAGCAGCCCCGAAAGCGGTGACACCTTCTCCTCGGCGTGCAGCTCCAGAATCGCCCGCTGGAGCCGCTCCGGATTCCGGCCGTGCTTCTCGCGCAGAACGGCGATCCGCGGCGCGAGCCGGGCCCGGGCCTTCTGCCCCCGCGCGGCAGCCCGCGAGAGCGGCAGGACGACGAGCCGCACCAGCGCCGTGAGCAGGACGATCGCCACGGCGGTCGCCGTCTCCTGGAACACGGACTCGACAAGGTCGGCGAACCGCCCGACCAACGAGGCGAAAGCGGATGTCAAAGATGCGAACGGAGCAAAGGCATGGAAGGTGGACAAGGAGGCCCTCCGGGGTCCCGTCGTGCCGGAAAGAGACAGACATCTCGGCATGACGGCATGCGAGGAGCACCCGGGACCCGGACCCGGAACGCGGGATCCGAGAGCGAACGAAGCGGTCGGCTACCCCTTACGCGGCCGTCGTGCACGAACGGCCCGGAGCCCGGGGTCTGATGCGGCCCGAGGCGTCGGGGTCGCGCTGCGGCAGGAAGGCGGTGCGCTGCTCACGGTCCCGTAGCGCTGTGCGTATTCGCGTCCGCGGGACCGGCGGCACCGATTGCGAGAGGACCAGCGCACAGACCACGAGGGCAGCGCCCGCGGCGGCCGTCGCGGCGAGCGCGACGGCGACGGAGAGACCGATGCCCTCGGAAAGGAACACCTCGACAAGGATGAACAGGAGCAGCACGAGCGGCTGTGCCATGCGCCAGGGACGTCCGGTCACGGTCGCCTCCTCCTCTCGGGCTCTGCCATCGCTTCAAACGGCTCACGGTGTACGGGCCTTCACTCGTTATACACGAGCAAAATCGATCGCAGGTTCCCCCTGTGGACAACTCAGATCGCCCGCGGCACGCGGGCATCGGCCCCTC
This DNA window, taken from Streptomyces sp. SCSIO 30461, encodes the following:
- a CDS encoding DUF6412 domain-containing protein — its product is MAQPLVLLLFILVEVFLSEGIGLSVAVALAATAAAGAALVVCALVLSQSVPPVPRTRIRTALRDREQRTAFLPQRDPDASGRIRPRAPGRSCTTAA